One Phycisphaerales bacterium genomic window carries:
- a CDS encoding FIST N-terminal domain-containing protein, which produces MHATSAGPATMMAAGLSSLDRTEFAARQAFEHAATQLPEGAESADLALVFFSSAHVGQAGLVAAAARAELPNATIVGCSAESVLGGTVELEDRPGISVLACSMPGVDVRAFPLSRMASVDPANPSQVERVRESAGMTHEHRATILLPDPYGLPAGRAIAVVDKAARLGLSDQERPVVLGGMASSDNRTGGNAFLLDGKTIRDGGVGLSLNGPITVDTVVSQGCRPIGPNMVVTQGQGNIVHRLGGRPAFEAVREVIADLDEDERQLLSKGVFLGVVADEHRRHFGRGDYVVRSIMSANEADGSIALGDYVRLGQTVRLHARDASTAHEDLELLLDAQKLYEHPAGCLLITCNGRGTRLFEQPNHDAQTVHRAFEAVRKGTPAIGAAPRGTGQPMPIAGFFAAGEIGPIQGRTFVHGHTACAALFRGRIN; this is translated from the coding sequence ATGCATGCCACATCCGCCGGCCCGGCGACCATGATGGCCGCAGGCCTCTCGTCTCTGGACCGCACCGAATTTGCGGCCCGACAGGCCTTCGAGCACGCGGCCACGCAATTGCCCGAGGGCGCCGAGTCGGCTGACCTGGCGCTGGTGTTCTTCTCGAGCGCGCACGTGGGCCAGGCCGGCCTCGTCGCGGCGGCCGCCAGGGCGGAACTGCCCAACGCGACGATCGTCGGGTGCTCGGCCGAGTCGGTCCTTGGCGGCACGGTGGAACTCGAGGACCGACCGGGCATCAGCGTGCTGGCGTGCAGCATGCCCGGCGTGGACGTGCGCGCCTTTCCGCTCAGCCGAATGGCCAGCGTCGACCCGGCCAACCCGAGCCAGGTCGAGCGCGTGCGCGAATCGGCGGGCATGACGCATGAACACCGCGCCACGATCCTGCTGCCCGACCCATACGGCCTTCCCGCCGGCCGCGCCATTGCCGTCGTCGACAAGGCGGCCCGCCTGGGGCTGAGCGATCAGGAGCGCCCCGTCGTCCTTGGCGGCATGGCTTCGTCGGACAATCGCACCGGGGGCAACGCGTTCCTACTGGACGGAAAGACCATCCGCGATGGCGGCGTGGGGCTCTCGCTGAATGGACCCATTACCGTCGATACGGTCGTCAGCCAGGGCTGCCGGCCCATCGGCCCCAACATGGTGGTGACCCAGGGCCAGGGCAACATCGTGCACCGCCTGGGCGGGCGTCCGGCGTTCGAGGCCGTGCGGGAAGTCATCGCGGACCTGGACGAGGATGAGCGGCAGCTCTTGAGCAAGGGCGTGTTCCTGGGCGTAGTGGCCGATGAACACCGCCGTCACTTCGGCCGGGGCGACTACGTGGTGCGCAGCATCATGAGCGCCAACGAGGCCGATGGTTCGATCGCATTGGGCGATTACGTGCGCCTTGGCCAGACCGTCCGCCTGCACGCGCGCGACGCCAGCACGGCCCACGAAGACCTCGAACTGCTGCTGGACGCCCAGAAGCTCTATGAACACCCCGCCGGTTGCCTGCTGATTACCTGCAACGGTCGCGGCACCCGGCTGTTCGAGCAACCCAACCACGACGCACAGACGGTGCACCGGGCGTTCGAGGCGGTCCGCAAGGGCACGCCGGCCATCGGCGCCGCGCCACGCGGCACGGGTCAGCCCATGCCCATCGCGGGCTTCTTCGCCGCCGGCGAGATCGGGCCCATCCAGGGGCGCACGTTCGTGCATGGTCATACCGCGTGCGCCGCACTCTTCCGCGGCCGGATCAACTGA
- a CDS encoding TolC family protein: protein MPAAGGAAALLLASGCATPLDEPSAASQRALVDNLMNELRQARDSGEGIRAFERPPVEIDIDDRFMADVVSIAGLRSYEDEAEGFGDDLLGNEQATAPIDLETAIRSAVEHNYALQFARLDPVVAEAGVVRAEAAFDWLFVASTQYNSSETEQISSSQFVPARDERDIVTASLGLRRQMATGGTLSIVQEFEYTDVLTDNPNLTFTPDPAWESTLTLRADQPLLRGFGTDVAREGLLLARNAERDSLANLKAQAINTVLEVETAYWELFRTRQNLRIVQRLLERGEETRREIRIRADVDANPAEVSDADARVQERRQTVIQSQTNVREASDRLKIAMSDPRFPIAGETLLLPADEPVDQAIEYGLFDAYQSALRRRPEIYQALLSLDNTAIRRRVAENGLLPQLDLRAQIAVSDLDSDWGTSVADAYGLSRQSWLVGLNFELPIGNRAAEATRNERRVQQYQAVIAYQNTVQGVISEVRSALRRTKEAYERIGQAVSNRLAAANNVRVLDIQRETIAVNTPERLNLEFQAQERLAAAEQAEVGALVDYMVGIANLHAAMGTALERNGVRFVVPDAGQLEELYGDGVRGDDPYVYQPARDDSDG from the coding sequence ATGCCCGCGGCGGGTGGGGCTGCCGCGTTGCTCCTTGCCAGCGGGTGTGCCACGCCGCTGGACGAGCCCAGCGCCGCGTCGCAGCGGGCGCTGGTCGACAACCTGATGAACGAACTCCGCCAGGCCCGCGATTCGGGCGAGGGCATCCGCGCCTTCGAGCGCCCGCCGGTGGAGATCGACATCGACGACCGCTTCATGGCCGACGTCGTATCCATCGCGGGCCTGCGAAGCTACGAGGACGAGGCAGAAGGTTTTGGCGATGACCTGCTGGGCAATGAGCAGGCCACGGCGCCGATCGATCTGGAGACGGCCATTCGTTCGGCGGTCGAGCATAACTACGCGTTGCAGTTCGCGCGGCTCGACCCGGTCGTGGCCGAAGCGGGCGTGGTGCGCGCCGAGGCGGCGTTCGACTGGCTGTTCGTCGCATCGACCCAGTACAACAGCTCGGAGACCGAGCAGATCTCCTCGAGCCAGTTCGTCCCGGCGCGCGACGAGCGCGACATCGTGACGGCCTCGCTGGGCCTGCGCCGACAAATGGCCACCGGCGGCACGCTCTCGATCGTCCAGGAATTCGAGTATACCGACGTCCTCACGGACAACCCGAACCTGACCTTCACGCCCGACCCCGCGTGGGAAAGCACGCTGACGCTGCGGGCCGACCAGCCGTTGCTGCGCGGCTTTGGCACCGACGTGGCGCGCGAGGGGTTGCTGCTGGCGCGCAATGCCGAGCGAGACTCGCTTGCCAACCTCAAGGCCCAGGCCATCAACACGGTGCTCGAGGTCGAAACGGCCTACTGGGAGCTCTTCCGGACTCGGCAGAACCTGCGGATCGTGCAGCGTCTGCTCGAGCGTGGCGAAGAGACTCGGCGCGAGATCCGCATCCGCGCCGATGTCGACGCGAATCCTGCCGAGGTGTCCGACGCCGACGCGCGCGTGCAGGAGCGCCGCCAGACGGTCATCCAGAGCCAGACCAACGTGCGCGAGGCCAGCGATCGACTCAAGATCGCCATGAGCGATCCACGCTTCCCCATCGCGGGCGAGACCCTGCTGCTACCCGCCGATGAGCCGGTCGACCAGGCGATCGAATATGGCCTGTTCGACGCGTACCAGTCGGCGTTGCGGCGACGCCCGGAGATCTACCAGGCGCTGCTGAGCCTCGATAACACGGCCATTCGCCGGCGCGTGGCCGAGAATGGCCTGTTGCCCCAACTCGACCTGCGGGCGCAGATCGCCGTGAGCGATCTGGACAGCGATTGGGGAACGTCGGTTGCCGATGCCTATGGCCTGAGCCGGCAGAGCTGGCTCGTGGGCCTGAACTTCGAGCTGCCGATCGGCAACCGCGCGGCCGAGGCGACGCGAAACGAGCGCCGGGTGCAGCAGTATCAGGCCGTCATCGCATACCAGAACACGGTCCAGGGCGTGATCTCCGAGGTGCGTTCTGCCTTGCGTCGCACGAAGGAGGCCTACGAGCGCATCGGCCAGGCGGTGAGCAACCGGCTCGCGGCGGCCAACAACGTGCGCGTGCTCGACATCCAGCGCGAGACCATCGCCGTCAACACGCCCGAGCGTCTGAACCTCGAGTTCCAGGCCCAGGAACGCCTCGCCGCCGCCGAGCAGGCCGAAGTCGGCGCGCTGGTGGACTACATGGTCGGCATCGCCAACCTGCACGCGGCCATGGGCACCGCGCTGGAACGCAACGGCGTGCGCTTCGTCGTGCCCGATGCCGGTCAACTCGAAGAGCTTTATGGTGACGGCGTGCGAGGCGATGATCCCTACGTCTACCAGCCTGCACGCGACGATTCGGACGGCTGA
- a CDS encoding L-threonylcarbamoyladenylate synthase gives MDAIAHAAAHLRAGGLVAMPTETVYGLAAIARDPKAVARVFEAKGRPATNPLIVHACTLDMARQCCAAWPAAADALARKFWPGPLTLVLPRAAWVPDIVTAGGPTVAVRVPRHPVALALIEAVGEPLVAPSANPSGYVSPTTPEHVRGVFDASLVVVLDGGPCEVGLESTVVQVDDDTVRVLRPGVIGVAELRAATDVPIHAQSGGATSVASPGLIGPHYQPRARVLLAATMAEIEHAIGDRPAIVISPPGVPIAVDAPNASIAMPAEPGDYARELYAALREADASGASVIVVCVPSGGGSIYEAVRERLARAAGVEPTGDGPRALP, from the coding sequence GTGGACGCCATCGCCCACGCGGCAGCGCACCTTCGCGCAGGCGGGTTGGTGGCCATGCCTACCGAGACGGTGTACGGCCTGGCGGCGATCGCACGCGATCCGAAAGCCGTAGCCCGCGTGTTCGAGGCCAAGGGCCGACCAGCGACCAACCCGCTCATCGTGCACGCGTGCACGCTTGACATGGCAAGGCAGTGCTGCGCCGCGTGGCCCGCCGCGGCCGATGCACTGGCGCGTAAGTTCTGGCCCGGCCCGCTCACGCTCGTGCTGCCGCGAGCAGCCTGGGTGCCGGACATCGTGACGGCCGGGGGCCCGACCGTGGCGGTGCGCGTGCCCAGGCACCCCGTGGCGCTCGCGCTCATCGAGGCCGTTGGTGAGCCGCTGGTGGCGCCCAGCGCGAATCCGTCGGGCTACGTTTCGCCCACGACGCCCGAGCACGTGCGCGGCGTGTTCGATGCCTCGCTGGTGGTCGTGCTCGATGGTGGGCCGTGCGAGGTGGGGCTCGAATCGACGGTCGTGCAGGTGGATGACGACACGGTGCGGGTGTTGCGGCCGGGCGTCATCGGCGTGGCAGAGTTGCGTGCCGCCACGGACGTACCGATCCACGCGCAAAGCGGGGGCGCGACCAGTGTGGCGAGCCCTGGTCTGATCGGGCCGCACTACCAGCCGCGGGCCCGCGTCTTGTTGGCCGCGACGATGGCGGAGATCGAGCATGCGATTGGGGATCGCCCTGCAATCGTGATCTCGCCACCGGGAGTGCCGATAGCCGTCGATGCGCCGAATGCATCGATCGCGATGCCAGCCGAACCAGGCGACTACGCCCGCGAGCTCTACGCCGCCCTGCGAGAGGCCGATGCGTCTGGCGCCAGCGTCATCGTGGTGTGCGTTCCGTCCGGGGGCGGATCGATCTATGAGGCGGTGCGAGAGCGCCTGGCGCGGGCTGCCGGTGTTGAGCCAACCGGCGATGGACCGCGTGCCCTACCCTGA
- a CDS encoding isocitrate/isopropylmalate family dehydrogenase has product MSESSQKLKIALAEGDGIGPEIMGACLSIFEAAGVMEHLDFVPAEMGERVFKAGNTMGISDEAIQTVEKTGLVYKGPMGTPVGGGGKSINVTLRKMYGAFANVRHFQSLPGVETVYSKANIPVDFYVVRENIEDTYGGIEHRLTNDVIECKRLISAPGCDQVHREAFETAKRLGIQSVHCGHKANIMKMTDGLFLERFYAMGNDYPDIETGDVIIDALCMNLVLKPQNFKMVVLPNLQGDIVSDLAAGLVGGLGFAPSANIGKNVSIFEAVHGTAPDIAGKGLANPTSLLLSGLMMLRHIGLMKHANTIENALIHTLEKGVHTGDFGQSTGTPAVGTREFGDAIKGNLGKAPDSREALPTDNVPAATCFERPERPRHNTLMRTFETLKSVYVGCDIYLDTLLSPGELADRLSAICLPTPFEVKMMSNRGTQVWPSGSVFTDIVDYYRVRFELRDMSRAPSMGQGPLIHLLSRIAEKFEVTDFQPLKHYDGKPGYSLAQGQ; this is encoded by the coding sequence ATGTCCGAATCGTCGCAGAAGTTGAAGATCGCGCTGGCCGAGGGCGATGGCATAGGGCCGGAGATCATGGGCGCCTGCCTGTCGATCTTCGAGGCGGCCGGCGTGATGGAGCACCTGGACTTCGTGCCCGCCGAGATGGGCGAGCGGGTGTTCAAGGCCGGCAACACCATGGGCATCAGCGACGAGGCCATCCAGACCGTCGAGAAAACGGGCCTGGTGTATAAGGGCCCGATGGGCACGCCCGTGGGCGGCGGCGGCAAGAGCATCAACGTCACGCTGCGCAAGATGTACGGGGCCTTCGCCAACGTGCGGCACTTCCAGAGCCTGCCGGGCGTCGAGACCGTGTACAGCAAGGCCAACATTCCCGTGGATTTCTACGTCGTCCGCGAGAACATCGAGGACACGTACGGTGGCATCGAGCACCGGCTGACCAACGACGTCATCGAGTGCAAGCGGCTGATCTCGGCCCCCGGATGCGATCAGGTGCACCGCGAGGCGTTCGAGACCGCCAAGCGCCTGGGCATCCAGAGCGTGCACTGCGGACACAAGGCCAACATCATGAAGATGACCGATGGCCTGTTCCTGGAGCGTTTCTACGCGATGGGCAACGACTATCCGGACATCGAGACCGGCGATGTCATCATCGATGCGCTGTGCATGAACCTGGTGCTCAAGCCGCAGAACTTCAAGATGGTGGTCCTGCCCAATCTCCAGGGCGACATCGTGAGCGATCTGGCGGCCGGCCTGGTCGGTGGGCTCGGCTTTGCGCCCAGCGCCAATATCGGCAAGAACGTGAGCATCTTCGAGGCGGTGCACGGTACGGCTCCGGACATCGCCGGCAAGGGCTTGGCCAACCCCACCAGCCTGCTGCTGAGCGGTCTGATGATGTTGCGGCACATCGGGCTGATGAAGCACGCCAACACCATCGAGAACGCGCTGATCCACACGTTGGAGAAGGGCGTGCATACCGGCGACTTCGGCCAGAGCACGGGCACGCCCGCCGTGGGCACGCGCGAGTTTGGCGATGCCATCAAGGGCAACCTGGGCAAGGCGCCCGATTCTCGCGAGGCGCTGCCCACCGACAACGTGCCCGCGGCGACCTGCTTCGAGCGACCCGAACGGCCGCGACACAACACTCTCATGCGCACGTTCGAGACGCTCAAAAGCGTGTACGTGGGTTGCGACATCTACCTCGACACGCTGCTCAGCCCGGGCGAACTGGCCGACCGCCTGAGCGCCATCTGCCTGCCGACGCCTTTCGAGGTTAAGATGATGAGCAACCGCGGCACCCAGGTGTGGCCCAGCGGCAGCGTCTTCACCGACATCGTCGACTATTACCGCGTGCGGTTCGAACTGCGGGACATGTCTCGAGCCCCCAGCATGGGCCAGGGCCCGCTGATCCACCTGCTCAGCCGCATTGCCGAAAAGTTCGAGGTCACCGACTTCCAGCCGCTCAAGCACTACGACGGCAAGCCGGGATACTCGCTGGCCCAGGGCCAGTAG
- a CDS encoding mechanosensitive ion channel family protein has protein sequence MTFLQEELDAGAEVASPLPEATLEDPSATVMQTLRSIAEDFLAHLPLLIAGVLVLLATMVVGYVARWIARRLLAGVRLRESLKELIVRFVVIAVWAIGLMIAAMVTFPGLTPTKALTALGVGSIAIGLAFKDIFENFFAGVLILWRFPFENGDWISCNGITGRVVNVTVRNTVLRTVRGELVVVPNVDIYKNPVDVLTNKPHRRIEIVVGVAYGEDVDASRSVIKDAVDGCQTVADEHPVQVFAQEFASSSINFEVAWWTGATPLEQRESRDEVVAAIKRALDEAGIEIPFPYRTLTFKHPLEVEQREAKGDKGNEA, from the coding sequence ATGACCTTCCTCCAGGAAGAGCTCGATGCGGGGGCCGAAGTCGCCAGCCCGCTCCCGGAGGCCACCCTGGAGGATCCGTCGGCGACGGTAATGCAGACGCTGCGTTCGATCGCCGAGGACTTCCTGGCGCACCTGCCCCTGCTGATAGCCGGCGTGCTGGTCCTGCTGGCGACGATGGTGGTGGGGTATGTCGCGCGGTGGATCGCCCGCCGGCTGCTTGCGGGCGTCAGGCTGCGCGAGTCGCTGAAGGAACTCATCGTTCGTTTCGTCGTGATCGCCGTGTGGGCGATCGGTCTCATGATCGCGGCGATGGTCACGTTCCCCGGGCTCACGCCCACCAAGGCGCTCACGGCGCTGGGCGTCGGATCGATCGCCATCGGCCTGGCTTTCAAGGACATCTTCGAGAACTTCTTCGCAGGGGTGCTCATCCTCTGGCGGTTCCCCTTCGAGAACGGCGACTGGATCTCGTGCAACGGCATCACCGGCCGCGTGGTGAACGTGACCGTTCGTAACACCGTGCTCCGCACCGTGCGCGGCGAGTTGGTCGTCGTACCAAACGTCGATATCTACAAGAACCCCGTCGATGTCCTGACCAACAAGCCCCACCGACGGATCGAGATCGTCGTGGGCGTGGCCTACGGCGAAGACGTCGACGCGTCGCGCTCGGTCATCAAGGACGCCGTCGATGGCTGCCAGACCGTGGCCGACGAGCACCCGGTCCAGGTGTTCGCCCAGGAGTTTGCCAGCAGCAGCATCAACTTCGAGGTCGCCTGGTGGACGGGCGCCACGCCGCTGGAGCAGCGCGAGAGCCGAGACGAGGTGGTCGCGGCCATCAAGCGCGCCCTCGACGAGGCGGGCATCGAGATTCCCTTCCCCTACCGCACGCTCACGTTCAAGCACCCGCTCGAGGTCGAGCAGCGTGAAGCGAAGGGCGACAAGGGCAACGAGGCTTAG
- a CDS encoding dienelactone hydrolase family protein, with protein sequence MVSAKILVLAVLLVALLSAPGFAQQIPPTHPDQPSEPRRWEDMGRQRDLSYQHDGHPLRGYLAEPLQQSKGTVLIVHAWKGLGDEEKERARMLAKLGYRAFAIDMYGDGVRAKDNEEAAELAGTYYADRQLMRGRVQAAIDALKDEGKLTDNLAAIGYCFGGTVVLECARHGFDFDAVVSFHGGLQFQSAPRRGQVTASVLVCNGYDDPLVSIEDRNEFKREMANAGADFVFIDYANAVHSFTSKAAGPMAEGKAAAYNELADERSWRAMRDWFEHAMGG encoded by the coding sequence ATGGTCTCAGCCAAGATCCTCGTTCTCGCCGTGCTGCTCGTCGCACTGCTTAGCGCCCCGGGCTTCGCCCAGCAGATTCCTCCCACCCATCCCGATCAGCCCAGCGAGCCTCGCCGCTGGGAGGACATGGGCCGCCAGCGCGACCTCAGCTACCAGCACGACGGCCATCCCCTTCGCGGCTATCTGGCCGAGCCCTTACAGCAGTCCAAGGGCACCGTGCTCATCGTGCACGCATGGAAGGGCCTGGGCGACGAAGAGAAGGAACGCGCCCGCATGCTTGCGAAGCTGGGCTACCGAGCGTTTGCCATCGACATGTACGGCGACGGCGTGCGGGCGAAGGACAACGAAGAAGCCGCCGAACTCGCCGGCACGTACTACGCCGATCGCCAGCTCATGCGCGGCCGCGTGCAGGCCGCCATCGATGCGCTCAAGGACGAGGGCAAGCTCACCGACAACCTCGCGGCGATCGGCTACTGCTTCGGCGGCACCGTGGTTCTCGAGTGTGCCCGCCACGGCTTCGACTTTGACGCCGTGGTCAGCTTCCATGGCGGGCTCCAGTTCCAGAGCGCCCCGCGCCGCGGACAGGTCACGGCTTCCGTCCTGGTGTGCAACGGCTACGACGACCCGCTCGTCAGCATCGAGGACCGCAACGAGTTCAAGCGCGAGATGGCCAACGCCGGCGCCGACTTCGTGTTCATCGACTACGCCAACGCCGTGCACAGCTTCACCAGCAAGGCTGCCGGCCCCATGGCCGAGGGCAAGGCCGCCGCGTACAACGAACTGGCCGACGAGCGCTCGTGGCGGGCGATGCGGGACTGGTTCGAGCACGCGATGGGCGGCTAA
- a CDS encoding DUF3592 domain-containing protein — MENVDIALLLFGVAMVASPLETVRQLRQRQSRTRRTEGTVVGHDDQISMMHPGDATRHGPGTRHARIAYEVDGRRFECVSSVGVSWTMHAVGQVVDVAYDPDDLSQGDIVTGRAINALELAVMWGLPIAGVACLAIAAVRLAG; from the coding sequence ATGGAGAACGTGGATATCGCGCTCTTGCTCTTTGGCGTGGCGATGGTCGCCTCGCCGCTGGAGACGGTGCGTCAGCTTCGCCAGCGGCAGTCCAGGACCCGTCGCACCGAAGGCACGGTCGTGGGGCATGATGACCAGATCTCGATGATGCACCCGGGCGACGCGACACGGCACGGCCCCGGCACGCGTCACGCCCGCATCGCGTACGAGGTCGATGGCCGGCGATTCGAGTGCGTTTCGTCGGTGGGGGTATCGTGGACGATGCACGCGGTGGGGCAGGTTGTGGACGTGGCGTACGACCCCGATGACCTATCGCAGGGCGACATCGTGACGGGCCGAGCGATCAACGCGCTGGAGTTGGCGGTAATGTGGGGCCTGCCGATCGCGGGCGTGGCGTGCCTGGCGATCGCGGCCGTACGGCTGGCCGGGTAG
- a CDS encoding TetR/AcrR family transcriptional regulator encodes MQVEGKTITELLGLPPQPTTGRARLISAGLELFYRYGFQAVGIDQVIDLAGVTKTTFYNHFESRDDFFVACVKQRDEWESQAWMNAVETIAPDDPREQLVAFFYVMDRWFNDPEYRGCIFVNVAAEFTDPRHPVHQAAVAHKKKTRNAVRDLAARAGATDPEVFADQFTILMEGTFLLRHVHDRNDAAKVALPTVRSLIDAFIPAEQAA; translated from the coding sequence GTGCAAGTTGAAGGCAAGACCATCACTGAACTACTTGGACTGCCGCCCCAACCCACCACGGGCCGCGCCCGGCTCATCTCCGCCGGACTCGAACTCTTTTATCGCTACGGCTTTCAGGCGGTGGGCATCGATCAGGTCATCGATCTCGCCGGCGTCACCAAGACCACCTTCTACAACCATTTCGAGAGCCGCGACGACTTCTTCGTCGCCTGCGTCAAGCAACGAGACGAGTGGGAGAGCCAGGCCTGGATGAACGCCGTTGAGACCATTGCCCCCGACGACCCGCGAGAGCAACTCGTCGCCTTCTTCTATGTCATGGATCGTTGGTTCAACGATCCGGAGTACCGCGGCTGCATCTTCGTGAACGTCGCCGCTGAGTTCACCGATCCACGCCACCCCGTGCACCAGGCGGCCGTCGCCCACAAGAAGAAGACGCGCAACGCCGTGCGCGATCTCGCTGCCCGAGCCGGCGCCACCGATCCCGAGGTCTTTGCGGACCAATTCACGATCCTGATGGAAGGCACCTTCCTGCTTCGGCACGTCCACGATCGCAATGATGCGGCGAAGGTCGCTCTGCCAACCGTTCGCTCCCTGATCGACGCATTCATCCCCGCCGAGCAGGCGGCCTGA
- a CDS encoding OsmC family protein produces the protein MTMMQSRTSTDPQARAKALEAHQRESRARCLNGIDLEQLRGAISAIEADAAAGQTRWNVRSQWMGGTRSDHQVEGFEIGGQFVRRPFTIKIDEPHELTGSNEYANPQEHLLAAMNACMMVGYAAVAGLMGMSLSKLEVVTEGEIDLRGFLGIDSATPAGYPKLRQTVHIAGDGTPEQFAQLHETVKATSPNFYNITRAVEADSRLIVQ, from the coding sequence ATGACCATGATGCAATCCCGTACGTCAACCGACCCTCAAGCGAGGGCGAAGGCCCTGGAGGCCCACCAGCGCGAGAGCCGGGCGCGATGCCTCAACGGCATCGATCTCGAGCAGCTTCGCGGGGCAATCTCGGCGATCGAGGCCGATGCGGCCGCCGGGCAGACGCGGTGGAACGTCCGCAGCCAGTGGATGGGCGGCACGCGGAGCGATCACCAAGTGGAGGGGTTCGAGATCGGAGGGCAGTTCGTGCGTCGGCCGTTCACGATCAAGATCGACGAGCCACACGAGCTGACGGGCTCGAACGAGTACGCCAACCCGCAGGAGCACCTGCTGGCGGCGATGAACGCATGCATGATGGTGGGTTACGCGGCGGTGGCGGGATTGATGGGCATGTCGCTGAGCAAGCTGGAGGTGGTGACCGAGGGCGAGATCGACCTTCGGGGCTTCCTGGGCATCGACAGCGCGACGCCCGCAGGCTACCCGAAGCTGCGGCAGACGGTGCACATCGCCGGCGATGGCACGCCCGAGCAGTTCGCGCAGCTACACGAGACGGTGAAGGCGACGAGCCCGAACTTCTACAACATCACACGCGCCGTCGAGGCCGACTCGCGGCTGATCGTGCAATAG
- the infA gene encoding translation initiation factor IF-1 → MAKQDDKFTMEAIVVEALPNAMFKVRLPNEQQTEILAYVSGKMRKHYIRITPGDTVTVEMSPYDLTKGRITFRGR, encoded by the coding sequence ATGGCCAAACAGGACGACAAATTCACCATGGAAGCCATCGTCGTCGAGGCGCTGCCCAACGCCATGTTCAAGGTGCGCCTGCCTAACGAGCAGCAGACCGAAATCCTCGCCTACGTCTCGGGCAAGATGCGCAAGCACTACATCCGCATCACCCCGGGCGACACGGTCACCGTCGAGATGTCGCCCTACGACCTGACCAAGGGCCGCATCACCTTCCGCGGTCGCTGA